One genomic segment of Lytechinus pictus isolate F3 Inbred chromosome 18, Lp3.0, whole genome shotgun sequence includes these proteins:
- the LOC129282122 gene encoding cysteine-rich motor neuron 1 protein-like: MGLGAPSSMSRPLYWIPTVKCPTLAACPLSCDQGYATDEEGCTVCRCVADESLCLPHFTSNECPIMDLCPYGLATTITGCPICKCRQPTPCPAAVPIFCRNSCPHGFASDSFGCPTIASCDCIRPANDPLCHPEVVQNCRRHCFHGYATDGNGCEICRCRMPFTIGAFFSIAAPVFNVYWQETSHPHMPYSETSLVPTTHCPLVDSRTCQEDCPNGLATDMAGCPVCRCKTPTDRCPRVDPVICPQANSCPFGLASGPTGCDICICRNEVSCEPINHITCSTSCPHGHMSDENGCQICQQCSKHAGDCPAVVDCDKHCLYGYATNDEGCPVCSCKQPASHFPLRSTLKSKLIASSLTTRCPVVSCDLHCHHGYQLDANGCGVCECILGKS; this comes from the exons ATGGGACTTGGAGCACCCTCTTCCATGAGCAGACCCCTTTACTGGATCCCTACAGTGAAGTGCCCCACCCTAGCTGCCTGCCCATTGTCATGTGACCAGGGATATGCCACCGATGAAGAGGGGTGTACGGTCTGTCGCTGTGTTGCAgatg AATCACTATGCTTGCCACATTTCACGTCAAATGAGTGCCCAATAATGGATCTTTGTCCTTATGGCTTAGCAACTACTATCACCGGGTGTCCTATCTGTAAATGCAGGCAACCAA CTCCTTGTCCTGCAGCTGTACCAATTTTCTGCCGTAATTCGTGCCCACATGGCTTTGCCTCCGACAGTTTTGGATGTCCTACGATTGCCTCATGTGATTGCATAAGACCAG CAAATGACCCACTGTGTCATCCAGAAGTCGTACAGAACTGCAGACGACATTGTTTCCATGGTTATGCAACAGACGGCAATGGCTGTGAAATCTGCAGATGTCGTATGCCAt TTACCATTGGGGCATTCTTCTCGATTGCTGCTCCTGTTTTCAATGTCTATTGGCAGGAGACCAGCCACCCTCACATGCCGTATTCCGAGACCTCTTTGGTTCCAACCACCCACTGCCCCTTGGTAGACAGCAGAACATGCCAGGAAGATTGCCCCAATGGTCTAGCTACAGACATGGCAGGCTGTCCAGTATGCAGATGCAAGACACCGACAG ATCGTTGTCCAAGGGTGGACCCAGTGATCTGTCCCCAAGCTAACTCTTGTCCATTTGGGCTTGCTTCTGGACCAACAGGTTGTGATATCTGCATATGCAGAAATGAAG TATCTTGCGAGCCCATCAACCATATAACCTGTTCAACTTCATGTCCTCATGGTCACATGTCAGATGAAAATGGGTGCCAGATTTGTCAACAGTGTTCAAAACATG CTGGAGATTGCCCAGCAGTGGTTGACTGTGACAAACACTGTTTGTATGGATATGCAACGAACGATGAAGGATGTCCAGTCTGCAGTTGTAAGCAACCAG CGAGCCATTTTCCATTGAGGAGTACCTTGAAAAGCAAACTAATCGCTTCCTCTTTGACTACAAGATGCCCTGTTGTGTCATGTGATCTACATTGTCACCATGGATACCAATTGGATGCAAATGGATGTGGTGTGTGTGAATGCATTTTAGGTAAGTCATAG
- the LOC129281472 gene encoding THAP domain-containing protein 2-like — protein sequence MPSCAAINYTNRLVKGSGKTFHKFPKAGSAHLKEWLVKMKRDKWTPSKYATLCSDHFEAECFDRTGQTTRLRYGAIPTIFNFPDHLQKTLKKRKPPHPRNLQDTSTEVSTEAPHCMAGTSTNPTCSLNGVALLKH from the exons ATGCCTTCTTGTGCCGCAATCAACTATACTAATCGACTCGTGAAAGGGTCAGGAAAAACATTTCACAA ATTTCCCAAAGCTGGTTCAGCCCATCTAAAGGAATGGCTGGTCAAGATGAAAAGAGACAAGTGGACACCGAGCAAGTATGCCACCCTGTGCTCAGACCACTTTGAAGCAGAGTGCTTTGACCGCACTGGCCAGACAACCAGGCTCCGTTATGGTGCAATTCCAACCATATTCAACTTCCCTGATCATCTCCAAAAG ACCTTGAAAAAACGCAAACCTCCACACCCAAGAAATCTTCAGGACACCTCAACTGAAGTATCAACTGAAGCACCACACTGCATGGCGGGTACATCTACCAATCCTACATGTAGCCTTAATGGTGTTGCATTATTAAAACATTGA